A genome region from Pseudomonas pergaminensis includes the following:
- the lepB gene encoding signal peptidase I, whose protein sequence is MSLNFPLLLVIAVAVCGLLALLDLVFFAPRRRAAIASYQGSVSQPDGVVIEKLNKEPLLVEYGKSFFPVLFIVLVLRSFLVEPFQIPSGSMKPTLDVGDFILVNKFSYGIRLPVIDKKVIEIGDPQRGDVMVFRYPSDPNVNYIKRVVGLPGDVIRYTSDKRLFINGESVAEKLIGSEPNSLGSAELYQEKIGAVEHEIRKEMSRYRAQPDGQWTVPAGHYFMMGDNRDNSNDSRYWDDPNIPKDLLGMVPDQNIVGKAFAVWMSWPEPKLSHLPNFSRVGLIK, encoded by the coding sequence ATGTCGCTAAATTTCCCGCTGTTGCTGGTCATCGCCGTTGCCGTTTGCGGTCTCTTGGCGTTGCTCGATCTGGTGTTCTTCGCCCCGCGTCGGCGGGCGGCTATCGCGTCCTATCAGGGCAGCGTCAGCCAGCCCGATGGCGTGGTGATCGAGAAGCTGAACAAAGAGCCCTTGCTGGTTGAATACGGCAAGTCGTTCTTCCCGGTGTTGTTCATCGTGCTGGTGCTGCGTTCGTTCCTAGTGGAACCGTTTCAGATCCCCTCGGGGTCGATGAAACCTACCCTGGACGTGGGCGACTTCATCCTGGTGAACAAGTTTTCCTACGGGATCCGCCTGCCGGTGATCGACAAGAAGGTCATCGAGATCGGTGACCCGCAGCGCGGCGACGTGATGGTTTTTCGCTACCCGAGCGACCCTAACGTCAACTACATCAAGCGTGTTGTCGGCTTGCCGGGCGACGTGATCCGCTACACCAGCGACAAGCGCCTGTTCATCAACGGCGAGTCGGTGGCCGAGAAACTGATCGGCTCCGAGCCGAACAGCCTGGGCAGCGCCGAGTTGTATCAGGAAAAAATCGGTGCGGTGGAGCACGAAATCCGCAAGGAAATGAGCCGCTACCGTGCCCAGCCTGACGGCCAGTGGACAGTGCCGGCCGGGCACTACTTCATGATGGGCGACAACCGCGACAACTCCAATGACAGCCGGTACTGGGATGACCCCAACATTCCCAAGGACCTGCTGGGCATGGTTCCCGACCAGAATATCGTCGGCAAGGCCTTCGCGGTCTGGATGAGCTGGCCGGAACCCAAACTCAGCCACCTGCCGAACTTCTCGCGGGTCGGGCTGATCAAGTAA
- the rnc gene encoding ribonuclease III: MSVSLSRLERQLGYTFKDQELMVLALTHRSFAGRNNERLEFLGDAILNFVAGEALFERFPQAREGQLSRLRARLVKGETLAVLARGFGLGEYLRLGSGELKSGGFRRESILADALEALIGAIYLDAGMEAAKERVTAWLTSEIESLTLVDTNKDPKTRLQEFLQSRGCELPRYEVVDIQGEPHCRVFFVECEITLLNEKSRGQGVSRRIAEQVAAAAALIALGVENGHD; this comes from the coding sequence GTGAGCGTTTCTTTAAGCCGTCTCGAGCGCCAGCTCGGCTACACCTTCAAGGACCAGGAATTGATGGTCCTTGCCCTTACACACCGCAGCTTTGCAGGGCGCAATAACGAGCGCCTGGAATTCCTCGGTGATGCCATCCTCAACTTCGTCGCCGGTGAAGCCCTGTTCGAGCGCTTCCCCCAAGCCCGTGAAGGCCAGCTGTCGCGCTTGCGCGCGCGCCTGGTGAAGGGCGAGACCCTGGCCGTGCTGGCCCGTGGCTTCGGCCTGGGCGAGTACCTGCGCCTGGGCTCTGGCGAATTGAAGAGCGGCGGTTTCCGGCGTGAATCGATCCTGGCTGACGCTCTCGAAGCGCTGATCGGTGCGATCTACCTCGATGCCGGCATGGAAGCGGCCAAGGAACGTGTCACCGCGTGGCTGACGTCCGAGATCGAAAGCCTCACGCTGGTCGACACCAACAAAGATCCCAAGACCCGCCTGCAGGAATTCCTGCAGTCCCGCGGTTGCGAACTGCCACGCTACGAAGTGGTGGATATCCAGGGTGAGCCCCATTGCCGCGTGTTCTTCGTGGAATGTGAAATCACCTTACTGAATGAAAAAAGCCGAGGTCAGGGTGTGAGCCGTCGTATTGCCGAACAGGTAGCGGCCGCTGCAGCACTGATTGCCCTGGGCGTGGAGAATGGCCATGACTGA
- the era gene encoding GTPase Era, whose protein sequence is MTDSTATRCGYVAIVGRPNVGKSTLLNHILGQKLAITSRKPQTTRHNMLGIKTEGTVQAVYVDTPGMHKGGEKALNRYMNKTASAALKDVDVVIFVVDRTKWTDEDQMVLERVQYVTGPLIVALNKTDRIEDKAELMPHLSWLQEQLPNAQIMPISAQHGHNLDALERVIAEHLPENEHFFPEDQITDRSSRFLAAELVREKIMRQMGAELPYQITVEIEEFKQQGKTLHIHALILVERDGQKKIIIGDKGERIKRIGTEARKDMELLFDSKIMLNLWVKVKGGWSDDERALRSLGYGDL, encoded by the coding sequence ATGACTGATTCAACCGCAACACGCTGTGGCTATGTTGCCATCGTCGGCCGCCCGAACGTGGGCAAGTCCACGTTGCTTAACCACATCCTCGGCCAGAAGCTCGCGATCACCTCGCGCAAGCCGCAGACCACTCGCCACAACATGCTGGGCATCAAGACCGAAGGCACCGTGCAAGCGGTCTACGTCGACACCCCGGGCATGCACAAAGGCGGCGAGAAAGCCCTCAACCGCTACATGAACAAGACCGCGTCGGCGGCGTTGAAAGACGTTGACGTGGTGATCTTCGTGGTCGACCGCACCAAGTGGACCGACGAAGACCAGATGGTTCTCGAGCGTGTGCAGTACGTCACCGGCCCGTTGATCGTCGCGCTGAACAAGACCGACCGTATCGAGGACAAAGCCGAGCTGATGCCGCACCTCAGCTGGCTGCAAGAACAACTGCCGAACGCGCAGATCATGCCGATCTCCGCCCAGCACGGCCACAACCTCGATGCCCTTGAGCGCGTGATCGCCGAGCACTTGCCGGAGAACGAGCACTTCTTCCCGGAAGACCAGATCACCGACCGCAGCAGCCGTTTCCTTGCCGCCGAACTGGTGCGCGAGAAAATCATGCGCCAGATGGGCGCCGAGCTGCCGTACCAGATCACCGTCGAGATCGAAGAGTTCAAGCAGCAGGGCAAGACCTTGCACATCCATGCGCTGATCCTCGTCGAACGTGACGGCCAGAAGAAGATCATCATTGGCGACAAGGGCGAGCGCATCAAGCGCATCGGCACCGAGGCGCGCAAGGACATGGAATTGCTGTTCGATTCCAAGATCATGCTCAACCTGTGGGTGAAGGTGAAGGGTGGCTGGTCCGATGATGAGCGTGCACTGCGCTCCCTGGGCTACGGCGACCTGTAA
- the recO gene encoding DNA repair protein RecO yields MSQSPPPSQLAYVLHSRAYRETSALVDFLTPQGRLRAVLRSARGKAGTLARPFVALDVEFRGKGELKNVGRMESVGTSAWLNGEALFSGLYLNELLIRLLPAEDPHPAVFDHYAATLLALAEGRPLEPLLRAFEWRLLDDLGYGFELANDLHGDPIAADGLYRLQVDAGLERVYLLQPGLFQGTELLAMSEADWTAPGALSAAKRLMRQALAVHLGGRPLVSRELFRKP; encoded by the coding sequence ATGTCCCAATCCCCACCCCCCAGCCAACTCGCCTACGTCCTGCACAGCCGCGCCTACCGCGAGACCAGCGCCTTGGTGGACTTCCTCACGCCCCAAGGCCGCCTGCGCGCGGTGTTGCGCAGCGCGCGGGGCAAGGCGGGCACGTTGGCGCGGCCTTTCGTGGCCCTGGACGTGGAGTTTCGCGGCAAAGGCGAGTTGAAAAACGTCGGTCGCATGGAAAGCGTCGGCACTTCTGCCTGGCTCAATGGCGAGGCGCTGTTCAGCGGCCTCTACCTCAATGAACTGTTGATCCGCCTGCTCCCCGCCGAAGACCCGCACCCTGCGGTCTTTGATCACTACGCCGCCACGCTGTTGGCCCTGGCCGAAGGCCGCCCGCTGGAACCACTGCTGCGCGCGTTTGAATGGCGCCTGCTGGACGACCTGGGCTACGGCTTCGAACTCGCCAACGACCTGCACGGCGACCCCATCGCCGCCGACGGCCTCTACCGCCTGCAAGTCGACGCCGGCCTTGAGCGCGTGTACCTGCTGCAACCCGGCCTGTTCCAGGGCACCGAGCTGTTGGCCATGAGCGAAGCGGATTGGACGGCGCCCGGCGCCTTGTCCGCCGCCAAGCGCCTGATGCGCCAGGCGCTGGCCGTGCACCTGGGCGGACGGCCGCTGGTCAGTCGCGAGTTGTTTCGAAAGCCCTGA
- the pdxJ gene encoding pyridoxine 5'-phosphate synthase, whose product MTTSNRILLGVNIDHVATLRQARGTRYPDPVKAALDAEEAGADGITVHLREDRRHIQERDVLLLKDVLQTRMNFEMGVTEEMMAFAERIRPAHICLVPETRQELTTEGGLDVAGQEARIKAAVERLSKIGSEVSLFIDADERQIEASRRVGAPAIELHTGRYADATTPTEVADELQRIIDGVSCGLKEGLIVNAGHGLHYHNVEAVAAIKGINELNIGHALVAHALFVGFKGAVAEMKALILSAAAKH is encoded by the coding sequence GTGACCACCAGCAATCGCATTCTCCTTGGCGTCAACATCGACCACGTCGCTACCCTGCGCCAGGCCCGGGGCACCCGTTACCCTGACCCGGTCAAGGCCGCGCTGGACGCCGAAGAAGCGGGCGCCGACGGCATCACCGTGCACCTGCGCGAAGACCGCCGGCACATCCAGGAGCGCGACGTGCTGCTGCTCAAGGACGTGCTGCAAACCCGTATGAACTTCGAGATGGGCGTCACTGAAGAAATGATGGCCTTCGCCGAGCGCATCCGCCCGGCGCACATCTGCCTGGTCCCGGAAACCCGCCAGGAACTGACCACCGAAGGCGGTCTCGACGTGGCCGGCCAGGAAGCGCGAATCAAGGCCGCCGTGGAGCGCTTGTCGAAAATCGGCAGTGAAGTCTCGCTGTTCATCGACGCCGACGAGCGCCAGATCGAAGCGTCGCGTCGTGTCGGTGCGCCGGCCATCGAACTGCACACCGGCCGATACGCCGATGCCACCACGCCCACCGAAGTGGCCGACGAGCTGCAACGCATCATTGACGGCGTGAGCTGCGGCCTCAAGGAAGGCCTGATCGTCAACGCCGGGCATGGCCTGCACTACCACAACGTCGAAGCCGTGGCCGCGATCAAGGGCATCAACGAGCTGAACATCGGCCATGCGCTGGTGGCTCATGCGCTGTTCGTCGGCTTCAAGGGCGCCGTCGCCGAGATGAAAGCCCTGATCCTGAGCGCTGCTGCCAAGCACTAA
- a CDS encoding multicopper oxidase family protein produces the protein MSRSFSRRQILGGLAGLAVVGVGAGGAYRYWLGKVAEAEAGHDYELIAAPLDVELVPGHKTEAWAFGPSAPGTELRVRQGEWLRVRFINHLPVATTIHWHGIRLPLEMDGVPYVSQLPVLPGEYFDYKFRVPDAGSYWYHPHVNSSEELGRGLVGPLIIEEREPTGFKHERTLSLKSWHVDEEGAFVAFSIPREAARGGTAGRLSTINGVSQAVIDLPAGQITRVRLLNLDNTLTYRINIPDVEAHIYALDGNPIEPRPLGKEYWLGPGMRICLAIKAPPAGEELSIRNGPVRLGTFRSVANTDAPTEWPPALPANPISEPDLANAEKLNFNFEWVGSVSVNVDNGKPPSLWQINGQAWDITDKTCADRPIAKLEKGKSYIFELKNMTQYQHPIHLHGMSFKVIASNRHKVIPYFTDTYLLGKNERARVALVADNPGVWMFHCHVIDHMETGLMAAIEVA, from the coding sequence GTGTCCCGATCCTTTTCCCGTCGACAAATCCTGGGTGGTCTCGCAGGCCTGGCCGTAGTGGGTGTGGGGGCCGGTGGCGCCTACCGCTACTGGCTGGGGAAAGTCGCCGAGGCCGAGGCCGGGCACGATTACGAACTGATCGCCGCACCGCTGGACGTGGAACTGGTACCGGGGCACAAGACTGAGGCCTGGGCATTCGGCCCATCCGCGCCGGGCACCGAATTGCGCGTGCGCCAGGGTGAATGGCTGCGGGTGCGCTTTATCAACCACCTGCCGGTCGCCACCACCATTCACTGGCATGGCATCCGCCTGCCACTGGAAATGGACGGCGTGCCCTACGTCTCGCAATTGCCGGTGCTACCCGGCGAATATTTCGATTACAAATTCCGCGTGCCCGACGCCGGCAGCTACTGGTATCACCCCCATGTGAACAGCAGCGAAGAGCTCGGCCGTGGCCTGGTCGGCCCGCTGATCATCGAGGAACGCGAACCCACCGGTTTCAAGCACGAGCGCACCCTCAGCCTGAAAAGCTGGCACGTGGACGAAGAGGGCGCTTTCGTGGCCTTCAGCATTCCCCGTGAAGCGGCGCGTGGCGGCACGGCGGGGCGGTTGTCGACGATCAACGGCGTGTCCCAGGCAGTGATCGATCTGCCGGCCGGGCAGATTACCCGCGTGCGGCTGCTCAACCTCGACAACACTTTGACCTATCGCATCAATATTCCCGACGTTGAAGCGCATATCTACGCGCTGGACGGCAACCCTATCGAGCCGCGCCCGTTGGGCAAGGAATACTGGCTGGGCCCGGGCATGCGTATCTGCCTGGCGATCAAGGCGCCACCGGCTGGCGAAGAGCTGTCGATCCGCAACGGCCCGGTGCGCCTCGGCACGTTTCGTTCGGTGGCCAACACCGATGCGCCGACCGAGTGGCCGCCGGCGTTGCCCGCCAACCCGATCAGCGAGCCGGACCTGGCGAATGCCGAGAAACTCAACTTCAATTTCGAGTGGGTGGGCTCCGTTTCGGTCAATGTCGACAACGGCAAGCCGCCGAGCCTGTGGCAGATCAACGGCCAGGCCTGGGACATCACCGACAAGACCTGCGCCGACCGCCCGATTGCCAAGCTGGAAAAGGGCAAGAGCTACATTTTCGAATTGAAGAACATGACCCAGTACCAGCACCCGATCCACCTGCACGGCATGAGTTTCAAGGTGATCGCTTCGAACCGCCACAAGGTGATTCCGTACTTCACCGACACGTACCTGCTGGGCAAGAACGAGCGTGCTCGCGTGGCGTTGGTGGCGGATAACCCCGGGGTGTGGATGTTCCATTGCCACGTGATCGACCATATGGAAACCGGCCTGATGGCCGCCATCGAGGTGGCGTGA
- the tadA gene encoding tRNA adenosine(34) deaminase TadA, whose product MRQFRPTAIIDRSRDQDFMREALALAAQGAALGEVPVGAVLVQDGEIIGRGFNCPISGNDPSAHAEMVAIRAAAQAISNYRLVGSTLYVTLEPCSMCAGLIVHSRIARVVYGALEPKAGIVQSQGQFFTQGFLNHRVLFEGGVLAEECGTVLSEFFKARRAKATL is encoded by the coding sequence ATGCGTCAGTTTCGCCCCACCGCGATCATCGACCGCAGCCGCGACCAGGACTTCATGCGCGAAGCCCTGGCCCTTGCCGCCCAAGGCGCTGCATTGGGTGAAGTCCCCGTAGGCGCTGTGTTGGTGCAGGACGGAGAAATCATCGGCCGTGGCTTCAACTGCCCCATCAGCGGCAACGACCCCAGCGCCCATGCCGAAATGGTCGCCATCCGCGCCGCCGCGCAAGCCATCAGCAACTACCGCCTGGTGGGCAGCACCCTGTATGTGACCCTGGAGCCGTGCAGCATGTGCGCCGGTTTGATCGTGCATTCACGGATTGCGCGGGTGGTGTATGGCGCGCTGGAGCCCAAGGCCGGGATCGTGCAAAGCCAGGGGCAGTTTTTTACCCAAGGCTTTTTGAATCATCGGGTGTTGTTTGAAGGCGGGGTATTGGCAGAAGAGTGCGGGACGGTCTTGAGCGAATTCTTCAAGGCGCGCCGGGCAAAAGCCACCCTTTAA
- the cmoB gene encoding tRNA 5-methoxyuridine(34)/uridine 5-oxyacetic acid(34) synthase CmoB, with protein sequence MIDLSPLARHLVGTPLAVWAQGLQAQLDSKMEKGHGDLERWQSALDALPAIQPSEVDLLNGLTLDTDCDDDTRAQMRTALMGLSPWRKGPFHLFGVHVDTEWRSDWKWSRVAPHLDLKGKRILDVGCGNGYYMWRMLGAGADSVIGVDPNWLFFCQFQAVQRYLSEPKAWHLPFPFEDLPANLEGFDTVFSMGVFYHRRSPIEHLLALKDTLVKGGELVLETLVVEGDQQQVLVPEDRYAQMRNVWFLPSVPALMLWLRRAGFSDVRCVDVSVTTVEEQRGTEWMKYQSLSDFLDPEDHSKTIEGLPAPMRAVIIARK encoded by the coding sequence ATGATTGATCTGTCCCCCCTCGCCCGCCACTTGGTCGGCACTCCCCTGGCCGTGTGGGCCCAGGGCCTGCAAGCGCAACTCGATAGCAAGATGGAAAAGGGTCATGGCGACCTAGAGCGTTGGCAGAGTGCGTTGGATGCGCTGCCTGCGATCCAGCCCAGCGAAGTGGATTTGCTCAATGGCCTGACACTCGACACCGACTGCGACGACGATACCCGCGCGCAAATGCGCACCGCGTTGATGGGCCTGAGCCCTTGGCGCAAAGGCCCGTTCCACCTGTTCGGCGTGCATGTGGACACCGAATGGCGTTCGGACTGGAAGTGGTCGCGCGTGGCCCCACACTTGGACTTGAAGGGCAAGCGCATCCTCGATGTCGGCTGCGGCAACGGCTACTACATGTGGCGCATGCTCGGCGCCGGTGCCGACAGCGTAATTGGCGTGGACCCGAACTGGCTGTTCTTCTGCCAATTCCAGGCGGTGCAGCGCTACCTGTCCGAGCCCAAGGCCTGGCATCTGCCGTTCCCGTTCGAAGACCTGCCAGCGAACCTCGAAGGCTTCGACACGGTGTTTTCCATGGGCGTGTTCTACCACCGCCGCTCGCCGATCGAGCATTTGCTGGCACTGAAGGACACCTTGGTCAAAGGCGGCGAACTGGTGCTGGAAACCCTGGTTGTCGAAGGCGATCAGCAGCAAGTGCTGGTGCCGGAAGATCGTTACGCGCAGATGCGCAACGTGTGGTTCCTGCCGTCGGTGCCAGCTTTGATGCTGTGGCTGCGGCGTGCCGGGTTCAGTGATGTGCGCTGTGTGGATGTGAGCGTCACCACCGTCGAGGAACAGCGTGGGACAGAGTGGATGAAGTACCAGTCGCTGAGTGATTTCCTTGATCCGGAAGATCACAGCAAAACCATCGAAGGGCTGCCGGCGCCGATGCGAGCGGTAATCATCGCTCGCAAGTAA
- the cmoA gene encoding carboxy-S-adenosyl-L-methionine synthase CmoA, with amino-acid sequence MSKEPDRLFAQPLPQVPDFAFNEDVVRVFPDMIKRSVPGYPTIVENLGVLAAQFAQPNSMLYDLGSSLGAVTQALRRHVRTDGCRVIAVDNSAAMVERCREYLNGQDSMFQELLPVEVIEGDILALQFQPASVVALNFTLQFIAPDERLALLSRIRQSLLPGGALILSEKLRFNDPEEHALLTDLHIAFKRANGYSELEIAQKRSAIENVMKPDSLEEHRERLLAAGFSKVVPWFQCLNFASLIALP; translated from the coding sequence GTGAGCAAAGAACCCGATCGCCTTTTCGCCCAGCCCCTGCCCCAGGTGCCGGACTTCGCCTTTAACGAGGACGTGGTGCGGGTGTTCCCGGACATGATCAAGCGCTCGGTGCCCGGCTACCCGACCATCGTCGAGAACCTCGGCGTACTCGCCGCGCAGTTCGCCCAACCCAACAGCATGCTGTATGACCTGGGATCCTCGCTTGGCGCGGTGACCCAGGCCCTGCGCCGCCATGTGCGCACCGACGGTTGCCGGGTGATCGCTGTGGATAACTCGGCGGCGATGGTCGAGCGTTGCCGTGAATACCTCAATGGCCAGGACTCGATGTTCCAGGAGCTGCTGCCGGTCGAGGTCATCGAGGGCGATATCCTCGCGCTGCAGTTCCAGCCGGCCTCGGTGGTGGCGTTGAACTTCACCCTGCAATTCATCGCGCCCGATGAGCGCCTGGCGCTGCTCTCGCGCATCCGCCAATCATTGTTGCCGGGCGGTGCATTGATCCTTTCGGAAAAGCTGCGCTTCAATGATCCCGAAGAACACGCGCTGCTCACCGACCTGCACATCGCGTTCAAACGCGCCAACGGCTACAGCGAACTGGAAATCGCCCAGAAGCGCAGCGCCATCGAAAACGTCATGAAGCCCGACAGCCTCGAAGAACACCGCGAACGCCTGCTGGCGGCCGGGTTCTCTAAAGTCGTGCCGTGGTTCCAGTGTCTTAACTTTGCCTCGTTGATTGCCTTGCCATGA
- a CDS encoding lysoplasmalogenase: MPWLILALMGAGTFIYGLATHATLLCLLVKPLPVLALLGWLHDAPPTDYRRWISLGLIFSLVGDVLLAWPGDLFIFGLGAFLFAHLAYLKAYFSDCRRLALLPLVLALGVGAILLSILISHGLGDLLIPVVVYATVISVMLWRALARLGSDVPKRSAWLAAAGAVSFVFSDTLIGINRFVVAFDAAPYLLITTYWLGQWGITASAFHQTTRAHEGQLG, translated from the coding sequence ATGCCATGGCTGATTCTTGCGTTGATGGGCGCCGGCACTTTTATCTACGGCCTTGCCACCCATGCCACCTTGTTGTGCCTGCTGGTCAAACCGTTGCCGGTACTGGCACTGCTGGGCTGGCTGCATGACGCGCCGCCCACCGACTATCGACGCTGGATCAGCCTGGGGCTTATTTTTTCCCTGGTGGGCGATGTACTGCTGGCCTGGCCGGGCGACCTGTTCATCTTCGGCTTGGGTGCCTTCCTGTTTGCGCATTTGGCGTACCTCAAAGCCTATTTCAGTGACTGTCGCCGCTTGGCGCTGCTGCCGCTGGTATTGGCGCTGGGCGTGGGCGCGATCCTGCTGAGCATCCTGATCTCCCATGGCCTGGGTGACTTGCTGATTCCAGTGGTGGTTTATGCAACCGTGATCAGTGTCATGCTCTGGCGTGCGTTGGCGCGACTGGGCAGCGACGTGCCGAAACGCTCGGCATGGCTGGCGGCGGCAGGTGCGGTGTCGTTTGTGTTTTCTGACACGCTGATTGGTATCAATCGGTTTGTGGTGGCGTTCGATGCAGCACCTTATTTGCTGATCACCACGTATTGGCTGGGCCAGTGGGGCATCACTGCCTCGGCTTTCCATCAGACAACCCGCGCACATGAGGGCCAACTTGGCTAA
- a CDS encoding protease inhibitor I42 family protein encodes MTAARLLLPLSLALLAACASAPKQNISVDNQSACPLQLKTGQNLILTLPSNPTTGYRWAIQDSAGGVLRALSPEVYSSTESGVIGGGGQSTWRFQAFAAGQGRLRLTSQQPWEPEAEPAETFDCAFTVN; translated from the coding sequence ATGACCGCTGCCCGCCTGCTTCTCCCCTTGAGCCTTGCCCTACTGGCCGCGTGTGCCAGCGCACCGAAGCAAAACATCAGCGTGGACAACCAGAGCGCCTGCCCGCTTCAACTTAAAACCGGGCAAAACCTGATCCTCACCCTGCCAAGCAACCCCACCACCGGTTACCGCTGGGCCATCCAGGACTCCGCGGGCGGCGTGCTGCGCGCACTCAGCCCAGAGGTGTACAGCAGCACAGAATCCGGCGTGATCGGCGGCGGTGGCCAGTCGACCTGGCGCTTCCAGGCCTTCGCGGCAGGCCAAGGCCGTTTACGCTTGACCTCCCAGCAGCCCTGGGAACCGGAAGCCGAACCCGCCGAAACCTTCGACTGCGCCTTTACGGTGAACTGA